A single window of Streptomyces sp. NBC_00464 DNA harbors:
- a CDS encoding molybdenum cofactor biosynthesis protein MoaE — MAPTYDHPGEQAAQDPIRLLEIRDTPLSVDEVFRAVGDAAAGGTALFVGTVRNHDSGQDVGALGYSCHPSAQDEMRRVAEKVVAGFPVRALAAIHRVGELEVGDLAVVVAVSCPHRAEAFEACRKLIDDLKHEVPIWKHQRFSDGTEEWVGAC, encoded by the coding sequence ATGGCACCCACGTATGACCACCCCGGCGAGCAGGCAGCACAGGACCCCATCCGGCTGCTGGAGATCCGCGACACACCGCTGTCCGTGGACGAGGTCTTCCGTGCCGTCGGCGACGCAGCGGCGGGCGGCACCGCCCTCTTCGTCGGCACCGTGCGCAACCATGACAGCGGCCAGGACGTCGGGGCGCTGGGCTACTCGTGCCACCCCTCGGCGCAGGACGAGATGCGCCGGGTGGCGGAGAAGGTCGTCGCCGGGTTCCCGGTCCGGGCACTGGCCGCCATCCACCGGGTGGGTGAACTGGAGGTGGGCGATCTCGCGGTGGTGGTGGCGGTTTCCTGCCCGCATCGCGCCGAGGCCTTCGAGGCCTGCCGCAAGCTCATCGACGACCTCAAGCACGAGGTTCCGATCTGGAAGCATCAGCGTTTCTCCGACGGCACGGAGGAGTGGGTCGGCGCCTGCTGA
- a CDS encoding ABC transporter permease, protein MSTAVKSTSVEEQVLVRRPGPQELHPVRTHRRRRTLEIALAVAVPLLLVLLWQLAAARSWIDDRVYPAPSTILADGWDRAADGDLWPDVWATLKRVLGGYAIGTVAGYALGLLMGSLALVRAALEPLLDALYVVPKLALLPVFLNMFGLGEGPQIALVAATVFFFVWISTMAAVLAVPSGHRDAGQVFGASPWQMFRHILLPASLPAVLVGARIAAGVAVLVIVASEQIAAADGLGHLIFDSRALFQNDVMFVGIVCVAVLGVVFSEVVRIAGRLLTPWAPRDRGRSQS, encoded by the coding sequence ATGAGCACAGCCGTGAAGTCCACGAGCGTCGAGGAACAGGTCCTGGTCCGCAGGCCGGGTCCGCAGGAACTCCATCCCGTACGCACCCACCGCAGGCGCCGCACCCTGGAGATCGCGCTCGCCGTCGCCGTACCGCTGCTCCTGGTGCTGCTGTGGCAACTGGCCGCCGCCAGGTCCTGGATCGACGACCGCGTCTACCCCGCGCCCTCCACCATTCTGGCCGACGGCTGGGACCGTGCGGCCGACGGCGATCTGTGGCCGGACGTGTGGGCCACGCTCAAGCGGGTTCTCGGCGGCTATGCGATCGGCACGGTCGCGGGCTACGCCCTCGGCCTGCTGATGGGTTCGCTCGCACTCGTCCGGGCCGCGCTGGAACCGCTGCTCGACGCCCTGTACGTCGTACCGAAACTGGCGCTCCTGCCCGTCTTCCTCAATATGTTCGGCCTCGGCGAAGGGCCGCAGATCGCCTTGGTCGCCGCCACCGTCTTCTTCTTCGTCTGGATCTCGACGATGGCGGCCGTGCTCGCCGTTCCGTCCGGTCACCGGGACGCCGGGCAGGTGTTCGGCGCCTCGCCCTGGCAGATGTTCCGGCACATCCTGCTGCCCGCCTCGCTCCCCGCCGTCCTGGTCGGTGCGCGGATCGCGGCGGGAGTGGCGGTGCTGGTCATCGTCGCCTCGGAGCAGATCGCGGCGGCCGACGGGCTGGGACACCTGATCTTCGACTCCCGCGCCCTGTTCCAGAACGACGTGATGTTCGTCGGCATCGTCTGTGTGGCGGTGCTCGGCGTCGTCTTCTCCGAAGTGGTGCGGATCGCGGGCCGGCTGCTCACCCCGTGGGCCCCGCGCGACCGCGGCCGCAGTCAGTCGTGA
- a CDS encoding UPF0182 family membrane protein: MPDRGGGPTGPRIRVGRPSRRARTLLMTLGVLAVLAMAFVMFSGFWTDWLWYRSVGFSSVFTTTLWTKIGLFLVFGLLMAVAIGVNIWLAHRLRPPLSAMSLEQQSLDRYRMSLAPYKKWVLLAITALVGLIAGASASGQWRTWLMYVNGVSFGQKDPQFHLDVSFYAFDLPWYRFLLGFGFAATVLSLIAAALTHYLYGGLRITSPGARATGAATGHLSVLLGIFVALKAVAYWLDRYGLAVKSSDFKATDNWTGLRYVDANAYLPAKTILFCIAAICAVLFFATLWRRTWQLPVIGFGLMVLSAILIGGLYPAIVQKFQVQPNEQAKEAPFIQKNIKATRDAYDIDDAKVTDYAGKSTTDDDAKLRASADAAASYRVMDPNVVSPAFQQLQQKRNYYQFPKTLDVDRYKDAAGKEQDTVIGLRELNLQGIPKRNWINDHFTYTHGYGAIAARGTTTGKNPKGSPDFTESGLPTTGELGKYQQEIYYGEKTEQYSIVGGPQKELDYEEDGEKTTSYKGKSGVSLSSAFNRAAYAVAFSEPQILYSGAIGEGSRILYNRTPKERVEAVAPWLTIDGDAYPAVVNGKIQWVVDAYTTTNGYPYASRTTLGDTTADSLTTNQRAVVAQQNQVNYIRNSVKATVDAYDGKVTLYEWDTEDPVLKTWRKAFPGTVKAKADIPQDLMDHLRYPQDLFKVQRELLTRYHVTSPAQFYSGSDAWQVPDDPTNKESGAVPPYYLSIKMPDQTAQKFSLTTTFTPKGRPDLGAFMAVDADAASKDYGTIRLLRVTTTVKGPGQVQSELNGNDDVAEFVRNLKGTDSDIEYGNLLTVPLEGGFLYIEPVYTRGGTQNYPLLRKVAASYGSKIVFENSLGEALNAVFGVDGSDTAEPPGDTTEPPGDTTEPPATGDAALKKAIADAQKAYTAGETALKEQDWTAYGKAQDELQDALERAAAAQPKSGSPSTADESKKPAASASADSGG, from the coding sequence ATGCCGGACCGCGGCGGAGGCCCGACCGGGCCACGGATCAGAGTCGGCCGCCCGTCCCGGCGCGCCCGAACCCTGCTCATGACACTGGGCGTCCTGGCGGTCCTCGCCATGGCGTTCGTCATGTTCTCCGGGTTCTGGACGGACTGGCTCTGGTACAGGTCGGTCGGGTTCTCATCCGTCTTCACCACCACTCTGTGGACCAAGATCGGGCTGTTCCTCGTCTTCGGACTGCTGATGGCCGTCGCCATCGGTGTGAACATCTGGCTCGCGCACCGGCTCCGGCCGCCGCTGAGCGCGATGTCGCTGGAGCAGCAGAGCCTGGACCGCTACCGGATGAGCCTCGCCCCGTACAAGAAGTGGGTGCTGCTCGCGATCACCGCGCTCGTCGGTCTGATCGCCGGAGCGTCCGCCTCCGGCCAGTGGCGTACCTGGCTGATGTATGTGAACGGGGTGTCGTTCGGTCAGAAGGACCCCCAGTTCCACCTGGATGTGTCCTTCTACGCCTTCGACCTGCCGTGGTACCGCTTCCTGCTGGGCTTCGGCTTCGCGGCGACGGTGCTCTCGCTGATCGCCGCCGCGCTGACCCACTACCTGTACGGCGGGTTGCGCATCACCAGCCCCGGCGCGCGGGCGACGGGGGCGGCCACCGGCCATCTCTCGGTGCTGCTCGGCATCTTCGTCGCGCTGAAGGCCGTGGCCTACTGGCTCGACCGCTACGGGCTGGCCGTGAAGTCCAGCGACTTCAAGGCCACGGACAACTGGACGGGCCTGCGGTACGTCGACGCCAACGCCTATCTGCCGGCGAAGACCATCCTGTTCTGCATCGCCGCGATCTGCGCCGTGCTGTTCTTCGCGACGCTCTGGCGCCGCACCTGGCAGCTCCCGGTGATCGGGTTCGGGCTGATGGTCCTCTCCGCGATCCTGATCGGCGGGCTCTACCCGGCGATCGTGCAGAAGTTCCAGGTCCAGCCGAACGAGCAGGCCAAGGAAGCCCCGTTCATCCAGAAGAACATCAAGGCCACGCGTGACGCCTACGACATCGATGACGCCAAGGTCACCGACTACGCGGGCAAGTCCACCACGGACGACGACGCGAAGCTCCGTGCCAGCGCGGATGCCGCGGCCAGTTACCGGGTGATGGACCCCAACGTCGTCTCTCCGGCCTTCCAGCAGCTCCAGCAGAAGAGGAACTACTACCAGTTCCCCAAGACGCTGGACGTCGACCGCTACAAGGACGCGGCCGGCAAGGAGCAGGACACGGTCATCGGTCTGCGCGAGCTCAACCTCCAGGGCATCCCCAAGCGCAACTGGATCAACGACCACTTCACCTACACCCACGGCTACGGCGCGATCGCAGCCCGGGGCACCACCACAGGCAAGAACCCGAAGGGATCTCCCGACTTCACCGAGTCCGGCCTGCCGACCACCGGCGAGCTGGGCAAGTACCAGCAGGAGATCTACTACGGCGAGAAGACCGAGCAGTACTCCATCGTCGGCGGGCCCCAGAAGGAGCTCGACTACGAGGAGGACGGCGAGAAGACCACCAGTTACAAGGGCAAGAGCGGCGTCAGCCTCTCCAGCGCGTTCAACCGCGCCGCCTACGCGGTGGCGTTCAGCGAACCGCAGATCCTGTACTCGGGAGCCATCGGCGAGGGTTCGAGGATCCTCTACAACCGCACCCCGAAGGAGCGCGTCGAGGCGGTCGCCCCATGGCTGACCATCGACGGCGACGCCTACCCGGCCGTGGTCAACGGGAAGATCCAGTGGGTCGTCGACGCCTACACCACGACCAACGGCTACCCGTACGCCTCGCGCACGACGCTCGGTGACACCACGGCCGACTCGCTGACCACCAACCAGCGCGCGGTCGTCGCCCAGCAGAACCAGGTCAACTACATCCGCAACTCGGTGAAGGCCACCGTCGACGCGTACGACGGCAAGGTCACGCTGTACGAGTGGGACACCGAGGACCCGGTTCTCAAGACCTGGCGCAAGGCGTTCCCGGGGACCGTGAAGGCCAAGGCGGACATTCCGCAGGACCTCATGGACCACCTGCGTTACCCGCAGGACCTGTTCAAGGTGCAGCGCGAGCTGCTCACCCGCTACCACGTCACGAGCCCCGCGCAGTTCTACAGCGGCAGTGACGCGTGGCAGGTCCCGGACGACCCGACCAACAAGGAGTCCGGCGCCGTTCCGCCGTACTACCTGAGCATAAAGATGCCGGATCAGACGGCTCAGAAGTTCTCGCTGACGACGACGTTCACCCCCAAGGGGCGACCCGACCTCGGGGCGTTCATGGCGGTCGACGCCGATGCCGCCAGCAAGGACTACGGCACGATAAGACTGCTCAGAGTCACCACCACGGTGAAGGGCCCCGGCCAGGTACAGAGTGAGCTCAACGGCAACGACGACGTCGCCGAGTTCGTGAGAAACCTCAAGGGAACCGACTCCGACATCGAGTACGGCAACCTGCTCACCGTGCCGCTCGAAGGGGGCTTCCTCTATATCGAGCCGGTGTACACGCGCGGTGGCACGCAGAACTATCCGCTGCTGCGCAAGGTTGCCGCCTCGTACGGATCGAAGATCGTCTTCGAGAACAGTCTCGGGGAGGCGCTCAACGCGGTCTTCGGGGTGGACGGCTCCGATACGGCCGAGCCACCGGGCGACACCACGGAACCGCCTGGTGACACCACGGAGCCGCCGGCCACCGGTGATGCCGCGCTGAAGAAGGCGATCGCCGATGCGCAGAAGGCCTACACGGCAGGTGAGACGGCCCTGAAGGAACAGGACTGGACCGCCTACGGCAAGGCCCAGGACGAGCTGCAGGACGCGCTGGAGCGGGCAGCCGCCGCCCAGCCCAAGTCCGGCAGCCCGAGCACGGCGGACGAATCGAAGAAGCCGGCGGCGTCGGCCAGTGCCGACAGCGGCGGCTGA
- a CDS encoding PPA1309 family protein: MLSMPNVSPSGPPMAASPLTVAVLEIDEYISGLGWDQPARLFALVDTARLRVQEPGLAAQLGLDDDGSKTAALTPIEQEELPAGTALDEFLATIAWPDAVVGCAMTVERLMLPPSAEASVPEGLNDAQLTKWVAKHPDRQEVRMTVAVLRDGARESAVRLREKDSPNDVLTGAGLVPGLAEALAATFES; encoded by the coding sequence ATGTTGTCCATGCCCAACGTTTCCCCCTCAGGCCCTCCGATGGCCGCGAGCCCGCTCACCGTCGCCGTGCTCGAAATCGACGAGTACATCTCCGGCCTCGGCTGGGACCAGCCCGCCCGGCTCTTCGCCCTTGTCGACACCGCACGGCTGCGGGTCCAGGAGCCGGGCCTCGCCGCTCAGCTCGGCCTCGACGACGACGGCTCGAAGACCGCCGCACTCACCCCTATCGAGCAGGAGGAGCTTCCCGCAGGTACCGCACTGGACGAGTTCCTCGCCACGATCGCCTGGCCCGACGCGGTCGTCGGGTGCGCGATGACGGTCGAGCGGCTGATGCTGCCGCCGTCCGCCGAGGCCTCCGTACCGGAGGGTCTCAACGACGCCCAGCTGACCAAGTGGGTGGCCAAGCACCCCGACCGGCAGGAGGTGCGGATGACCGTGGCCGTCCTGCGGGACGGCGCCCGCGAGTCCGCCGTACGCCTGCGGGAGAAGGACTCGCCCAACGACGTGCTGACCGGCGCCGGCCTGGTGCCGGGGCTGGCCGAGGCGCTGGCCGCGACCTTCGAGTCCTGA
- a CDS encoding tetratricopeptide repeat protein yields MVFMGDRATLLETGRFVHQRVHPAENVADVAFADAVTQYNDHIETAETAECAATVDSAETAETADGVENAESAETAASADNAESEARHRRAADAGDTTSMSVLGALLLRRGDLSGAESYLRAATADGDRAAANNLGVLLHQRGYADEAAGWWRIAAVAGSAAAAHALGRHYRERGDEPGAEYWLRQSAEQGHALGAYALADLLEHRSDVGAERWLRAAAEQGHREAAYRLARMLERNAKDGAHDAFGRPGLGPRTGPETEAGAGVRGPVARKDDSPVAGPDARRVGEAEQWYRQSAARGHRRAALHLGAILEQRGELKEAGRWYLISAKAGEARAACALGFLLRDAGDQESAAVWWLRAAQDGDGNAANALGALHAARGEQQTAERWYRAAMDAGDVNGAYNLGLLCAAQDRTPQAEQWYRRAAYAGHREAANALAVLLLQAGDATGAEPWFSKAAEAGSVDAAFNLGILHAGRDEDRTALLWYERAAAAGHTEAALQVGMALLHHGQEREAERHLRCAAGGGSAEAAFRLAGLLDARRPPPGPPALGEAMPDKTECEEWYERAAEQGHRRAQVRVGMLAAARGDVESAARWYRAAAEAGSRNGAFNLGLLLAREGSEREAALWWSRAADDGHGRAALRLALLAARRGELTEGQRWCARAVELGPAEVSERAARLREALHQELTA; encoded by the coding sequence ATGGTATTTATGGGGGACAGGGCAACTCTGTTGGAGACAGGGCGGTTTGTGCATCAGCGCGTCCATCCGGCGGAAAATGTAGCGGATGTGGCATTTGCTGATGCCGTCACGCAGTACAACGACCACATCGAGACCGCCGAGACTGCGGAGTGTGCCGCGACCGTCGACAGTGCAGAGACCGCAGAGACCGCCGACGGCGTGGAGAACGCCGAGAGTGCGGAGACCGCGGCGAGCGCGGACAACGCCGAGAGCGAGGCGCGCCACCGCCGTGCCGCCGACGCCGGGGACACCACCTCGATGAGCGTGCTCGGCGCACTGCTGCTGCGCCGGGGCGACCTGAGCGGCGCCGAGTCCTATCTGCGCGCGGCCACCGCCGACGGCGACCGTGCCGCGGCCAACAACCTGGGCGTCCTCCTGCACCAGCGCGGATACGCGGACGAGGCGGCCGGCTGGTGGCGGATCGCGGCCGTCGCCGGTTCCGCCGCCGCCGCGCACGCGCTGGGCCGCCACTACCGCGAGCGCGGTGACGAGCCCGGCGCCGAGTACTGGCTGCGGCAGTCCGCCGAGCAGGGCCACGCGCTGGGGGCGTACGCCCTCGCAGACCTGCTGGAACACCGCAGCGACGTCGGCGCCGAGCGCTGGCTGCGCGCCGCCGCCGAGCAGGGACACCGCGAGGCGGCGTACCGGCTGGCCCGCATGCTGGAGCGCAACGCGAAGGACGGCGCTCACGACGCGTTCGGCCGCCCCGGCCTGGGTCCCCGTACCGGACCCGAGACCGAGGCCGGCGCCGGAGTGCGCGGGCCCGTGGCGCGCAAGGACGACAGCCCGGTCGCCGGCCCCGACGCGCGACGCGTGGGCGAGGCCGAGCAGTGGTACCGGCAGTCGGCCGCCCGCGGACACCGGCGTGCCGCTCTGCACCTCGGCGCCATCCTCGAACAGCGCGGCGAGCTCAAGGAGGCCGGCCGCTGGTACCTCATCTCCGCCAAGGCCGGTGAGGCGCGGGCCGCCTGCGCGCTCGGCTTCCTGCTGCGCGACGCGGGGGACCAGGAGAGCGCCGCCGTGTGGTGGCTGCGCGCCGCCCAGGACGGCGACGGCAACGCCGCCAACGCACTCGGTGCGCTGCACGCGGCCCGGGGCGAGCAGCAGACCGCCGAGCGCTGGTACCGCGCGGCGATGGACGCGGGCGACGTCAACGGCGCGTACAACCTCGGGCTGCTCTGTGCCGCCCAGGATCGCACACCGCAGGCGGAGCAGTGGTACCGGCGCGCCGCCTACGCCGGCCACCGCGAGGCCGCCAACGCGCTGGCCGTGCTCCTGCTCCAGGCGGGCGACGCGACCGGTGCGGAGCCCTGGTTCTCCAAGGCGGCCGAGGCGGGCAGCGTCGACGCCGCCTTCAACCTCGGCATCCTGCACGCCGGGCGGGACGAGGACCGTACGGCCCTGCTCTGGTACGAGCGTGCCGCGGCGGCCGGCCACACCGAGGCGGCGCTCCAGGTGGGCATGGCGCTGCTGCACCACGGCCAGGAGCGCGAGGCCGAGCGCCACCTGCGCTGCGCGGCGGGCGGCGGCAGCGCGGAGGCCGCCTTCCGGCTGGCCGGGCTGCTGGACGCGCGCCGGCCGCCGCCCGGTCCGCCCGCGCTCGGTGAGGCCATGCCGGACAAGACCGAGTGCGAGGAGTGGTACGAGCGCGCCGCCGAGCAGGGGCACCGCCGCGCCCAGGTGCGCGTCGGCATGCTCGCCGCGGCCCGGGGAGACGTGGAGAGCGCCGCCCGCTGGTACCGGGCGGCGGCCGAGGCGGGCAGCCGCAACGGGGCCTTCAACCTCGGACTGCTGCTGGCCCGCGAGGGCAGTGAGCGTGAGGCCGCCCTGTGGTGGAGCCGTGCCGCCGACGACGGACACGGGCGGGCCGCCCTGCGCCTGGCCCTGCTGGCCGCGCGCCGCGGTGAGCTCACCGAGGGGCAGCGGTGGTGTGCGCGGGCCGTCGAGCTGGGGCCCGCGGAGGTCTCGGAGCGGGCGGCGCGGCTGCGCGAGGCACTGCACCAGGAGCTGACCGCGTAG
- a CDS encoding YlbL family protein, giving the protein MPRRTATMLASTLILIALLCAGVLIKVPYSEMSPGPTVNTLGKVDGAPVLQITGHKTYETSGNLNMTTVRVTGADYHMNLVEAVYGWLGHDSVVVPHDTLYPDGKTEEQSTQENAEEFSQSQESAKVAALTELGIPVSSRVVVSTVIKDSPSQGKLHAGDVIKAVDGAAVKQPEDVAKLVTKHKPGQDVTFTVIPAKTAAAAEKAGKEPEGTEKITITTEKAPKENRAIVGIQAGTDHTFPFEIDIKLADVGGPSAGLMFSLGIVDKLTPGQLTGGKFIAGTGTIDDKGKVGPIGGINMKLVGARNAGARYFLTPDENCKAAASDTPDGLTLVRVKTIDDAKKSLEKIRTGDAAALPSCSTG; this is encoded by the coding sequence ATGCCACGCCGCACCGCGACGATGCTCGCCTCCACCCTGATCCTGATCGCGCTGCTCTGCGCAGGCGTGCTGATTAAAGTGCCGTACTCGGAGATGTCCCCCGGGCCGACCGTGAACACACTCGGCAAGGTCGACGGCGCGCCCGTCCTGCAGATCACCGGGCACAAGACGTACGAGACCTCCGGCAACCTCAACATGACGACGGTCAGGGTCACCGGCGCCGACTACCACATGAACCTTGTCGAGGCCGTCTACGGATGGCTGGGCCACGACAGTGTGGTCGTGCCGCACGACACGCTGTACCCGGACGGCAAGACCGAGGAGCAGTCGACGCAGGAGAACGCCGAGGAGTTCAGCCAGTCCCAGGAGAGCGCCAAGGTCGCGGCCCTCACCGAGCTGGGGATCCCGGTGTCGTCACGGGTCGTGGTCTCCACGGTCATCAAGGACAGTCCCTCACAGGGCAAGCTGCACGCGGGCGACGTGATCAAGGCCGTCGACGGTGCAGCGGTCAAGCAGCCCGAGGACGTGGCGAAGCTCGTCACCAAGCACAAGCCCGGCCAGGACGTCACCTTCACGGTCATCCCCGCCAAGACCGCGGCGGCGGCCGAGAAGGCCGGCAAGGAGCCCGAGGGCACCGAGAAGATCACCATCACCACGGAGAAGGCCCCCAAGGAGAACCGCGCGATCGTCGGCATCCAGGCGGGGACGGACCACACCTTCCCGTTCGAGATCGACATCAAGCTTGCCGACGTCGGCGGCCCGAGCGCCGGTCTGATGTTCTCCCTCGGCATCGTCGACAAGCTGACCCCGGGTCAGCTGACGGGCGGCAAGTTCATCGCCGGCACCGGGACGATCGACGACAAGGGCAAGGTCGGCCCGATCGGCGGGATCAACATGAAGCTGGTCGGCGCGCGCAACGCCGGCGCGCGCTACTTCCTGACACCCGACGAGAACTGCAAGGCGGCCGCCTCCGACACCCCGGACGGTCTCACCCTGGTGCGGGTCAAGACCATCGACGACGCCAAGAAGTCGCTGGAGAAGATCCGCACCGGGGACGCGGCCGCACTGCCGAGCTGCTCGACAGGCTGA
- a CDS encoding ABC transporter substrate-binding protein, which translates to MRTRTPFTCTVVLVAASLLGAAGCAGNDTSDDADAAAAAPRTVKPVAGCGTGGWTDPSDLAPGRKPARCDKGAPAPQPLAKKRKITVATGTLSAEYVAPLQVAVAKGEFEKEGLDVSLKVLPTPDALPLLAKGDVDAQWAAPEAAVMNGINGGFAIKWVAGNFSPDPASKSGLWVRLKDGESADHVDMAGRKLGTMIGKGSVIAYPMDTSLKKHGGGLDKISFQQLGSADVLTALQNGGVDSAWLLDPIWRKVDGDKKYAFLGGQPVGEPLGGLLFGPNLLNKDPDAGVAFLRAYIRTVNTYFAGDYKSDPAFVTELAGLMKTDEATLRSTPSMRMDWEIRKGTTDRLQKAYADSGVSEGAPVPEDKAVDRAMYGEAVGHKP; encoded by the coding sequence GTGCGTACACGTACCCCCTTCACCTGCACCGTTGTGCTCGTGGCGGCGTCACTGCTCGGCGCGGCAGGCTGCGCCGGGAACGACACCTCGGACGACGCCGACGCCGCTGCCGCCGCACCGCGCACCGTCAAACCGGTCGCCGGCTGCGGCACCGGCGGCTGGACCGATCCCTCGGATCTCGCGCCCGGCCGCAAGCCCGCCCGCTGCGACAAGGGCGCTCCGGCCCCCCAACCCCTCGCGAAGAAGCGGAAGATCACCGTCGCCACCGGCACCCTGAGCGCGGAGTACGTCGCTCCGCTCCAGGTCGCGGTCGCCAAGGGCGAGTTCGAGAAGGAGGGTCTCGACGTCTCCCTGAAGGTGCTCCCCACCCCGGACGCCCTGCCCCTGCTCGCCAAGGGGGACGTCGACGCGCAGTGGGCGGCTCCCGAGGCCGCGGTGATGAACGGCATCAACGGCGGCTTCGCCATCAAGTGGGTCGCGGGAAACTTCTCCCCCGACCCGGCCTCGAAGAGCGGCCTGTGGGTACGCCTCAAGGACGGAGAGAGCGCCGATCACGTGGACATGGCGGGGCGGAAGCTCGGCACGATGATCGGCAAGGGCTCGGTGATCGCGTATCCGATGGACACCTCACTGAAGAAGCACGGCGGCGGCCTCGACAAGATCAGCTTCCAGCAGCTCGGCTCCGCGGACGTGCTCACGGCCCTGCAGAACGGCGGCGTGGACTCCGCCTGGCTGCTCGACCCGATCTGGCGGAAGGTGGACGGCGACAAGAAGTACGCCTTCCTCGGCGGCCAGCCGGTGGGAGAACCGCTCGGCGGGCTGCTCTTCGGGCCCAACCTGCTGAACAAGGACCCGGACGCGGGCGTCGCCTTCCTCAGGGCCTACATCCGCACGGTGAACACCTACTTCGCGGGCGACTACAAGTCCGATCCCGCCTTCGTCACCGAACTGGCCGGGCTGATGAAGACCGATGAGGCCACCCTGCGGTCGACACCGTCGATGCGGATGGACTGGGAGATCCGCAAGGGCACGACGGACCGGCTGCAGAAGGCGTACGCCGACTCGGGCGTCTCGGAGGGCGCTCCGGTGCCCGAGGACAAGGCCGTGGACCGGGCGATGTACGGGGAAGCGGTGGGCCACAAGCCCTGA